In a single window of the Elaeis guineensis isolate ETL-2024a chromosome 4, EG11, whole genome shotgun sequence genome:
- the LOC140856989 gene encoding low-specificity L-threonine aldolase 1-like: MQGAETMVMRRVDLRSDTVTKPTEAMRAAMASADVEDDVLGSDPTAHRFESEMARVMGKEAALFVPSGTMGNLISVLVHCEVRGSEVILGDNSHIHVYENGGISTIGGVHPRTTEIRGSTLKIEYFLRSRLVVAICIRTQVLKDVVPSDTPRDQAPRGQAGF, translated from the exons ATGCAGGGCGCTGAG ACAATGGTGATGAGAAGAGTAGACCTCCGATCTGACACCGTCACGAAGCCCACGGAGGCGATGCGAGCTGCCATGGCGAGCGCCGATGTGGAGGACGACGTTTTGGGCTCCGACCCCACCGCCCACCGCTTCGAATCCGAGATGGCGAGGGTCATGGGGAAGGAAGCCGCTCTCTTCGTGCCCTCGGGCACCATGGGAAATCTCATATCGGTGCTTGTCCATTGCGAGGTCAGGGGCAGCGAGGTCATCCTTGGGGACAATTCCCACATACATGTTTACGAAAATGGAGGCATATCGACCATTGGAGGCGTGCACCCAAGGACC ACAGAGATACGTGGCTCAACATTAAAGATTGAATACTTTCTTAGAAGCCGCCTAGTTGTTGCCATTTGCATACGAACGCAAGTTTTAAAAGACGTTGTGCCCAGCGATACGCCTCGAGACCAAGCGCCTCGTGGTCAGGCCGGATTTTGA
- the LOC105033631 gene encoding low-specificity L-threonine aldolase 1 isoform X3, protein MQGAETMVMRRVDLRSDTVTKPTEAMRAAMASADVEDDVLGSDPTAHRFESEMARVMGKEAALFVPSGTMGNLISVLVHCEVRGSEVILGDNSHIHVYENGGISTIGGVHPRTVKNKSDGTMDLDQIEAAIRHPEGALYYPTTRLICLENTHANCGGRCISSEYTDRVGQIAKKHGLKLHIDGARIFNASIALGVPVHRLVEVADSVSVCMSKGLGAPVGSVIVGSREFITKAKRLRKTLGGGMRQVGVLCAAAYVALRDNVGKLEDDHKKAKMFADGLRQIKELTVDTSSVETNMVFFDIVESSLITPERLCQVLEEHGVLAMPASSTSVRFVVHYQISESDIHYALACVQQAVQELSTDGIAK, encoded by the exons ATGCAGGGCGCTGAG ACAATGGTGATGAGAAGAGTAGACCTCCGATCTGACACCGTCACGAAGCCCACGGAGGCGATGCGAGCTGCCATGGCGAGCGCCGATGTGGAGGACGACGTTTTGGGCTCCGACCCCACCGCCCACCGCTTCGAATCCGAGATGGCGAGGGTCATGGGGAAGGAAGCCGCTCTCTTCGTGCCCTCGGGCACCATGGGAAATCTCATATCGGTGCTTGTCCATTGCGAGGTCAGGGGCAGCGAGGTCATCCTTGGGGACAATTCCCACATACATGTTTACGAAAATGGAGGCATATCGACCATTGGAGGCGTGCACCCAAGGACCGTCAAGAACAAATCCGACGGCaccatggatctcgatcagatcgaagctgcTATTAGGCATCCCGAGGGAGCACTCTACTACCCGACTACTAGGTTAATTTGCTTGGAGAATACGCATGCTAA TTGTGGGGGAAGATGCATTTCATCAGAATATACAGACAGGGTAGGACAGATCGCTAAAAAGCATGGTTTAAAGCTTCATATTGATGGAGCACGCATCTTTAATGCTTCGATT GCACTGGGGGTTCCTGTTCATAGGCTGGTGGAAGTTGCTGACTCAGTTTCG GTATGCATGTCAAAAGGATTGGGTGCTCCAGTTGGATCTGTCATTGTAGGCTCAAGAGAGTTTATTACTAAG GCTAAAAGGCTTAGGAAAACCTTAGGTGGTGGGATGAGGCAGGTTGGAGTCCTTTGTGCAGCTGCTTATGTTGCTTTGCGAGATAATGTGGGAAAGCTTGAGGATGATCACAAAAAGGCCAAAATGTTTGCAG atggaTTGAGACAAATCAAAGAACTAACTGTTGATACATCCTCAGTGGAGACCAATATG GTGTTTTTTGATATTGTAGAGAGTTCGCTTATAACACCTGAAAGGCTCTGTCAAGTCCTGGAAGAGCATGGTGTACTTGCAATGCCAGCAAGCTCCACAAG TGTCAGGTTTGTAGTCCattaccaaatttcagagagtgACATCCACTATGCATTGGCATGTGTTCAG CAAGCTGTTCAAGAATTATCAACTGATGGTATTGCAAAATGA
- the LOC105033631 gene encoding low-specificity L-threonine aldolase 1 isoform X4, producing the protein MVMRRVDLRSDTVTKPTEAMRAAMASADVEDDVLGSDPTAHRFESEMARVMGKEAALFVPSGTMGNLISVLVHCEVRGSEVILGDNSHIHVYENGGISTIGGVHPRTVKNKSDGTMDLDQIEAAIRHPEGALYYPTTRLICLENTHANCGGRCISSEYTDRVGQIAKKHGLKLHIDGARIFNASIALGVPVHRLVEVADSVSVCMSKGLGAPVGSVIVGSREFITKAKRLRKTLGGGMRQVGVLCAAAYVALRDNVGKLEDDHKKAKMFADGLRQIKELTVDTSSVETNMVFFDIVESSLITPERLCQVLEEHGVLAMPASSTSVRFVVHYQISESDIHYALACVQQAVQELSTDGIAK; encoded by the exons ATGGTGATGAGAAGAGTAGACCTCCGATCTGACACCGTCACGAAGCCCACGGAGGCGATGCGAGCTGCCATGGCGAGCGCCGATGTGGAGGACGACGTTTTGGGCTCCGACCCCACCGCCCACCGCTTCGAATCCGAGATGGCGAGGGTCATGGGGAAGGAAGCCGCTCTCTTCGTGCCCTCGGGCACCATGGGAAATCTCATATCGGTGCTTGTCCATTGCGAGGTCAGGGGCAGCGAGGTCATCCTTGGGGACAATTCCCACATACATGTTTACGAAAATGGAGGCATATCGACCATTGGAGGCGTGCACCCAAGGACCGTCAAGAACAAATCCGACGGCaccatggatctcgatcagatcgaagctgcTATTAGGCATCCCGAGGGAGCACTCTACTACCCGACTACTAGGTTAATTTGCTTGGAGAATACGCATGCTAA TTGTGGGGGAAGATGCATTTCATCAGAATATACAGACAGGGTAGGACAGATCGCTAAAAAGCATGGTTTAAAGCTTCATATTGATGGAGCACGCATCTTTAATGCTTCGATT GCACTGGGGGTTCCTGTTCATAGGCTGGTGGAAGTTGCTGACTCAGTTTCG GTATGCATGTCAAAAGGATTGGGTGCTCCAGTTGGATCTGTCATTGTAGGCTCAAGAGAGTTTATTACTAAG GCTAAAAGGCTTAGGAAAACCTTAGGTGGTGGGATGAGGCAGGTTGGAGTCCTTTGTGCAGCTGCTTATGTTGCTTTGCGAGATAATGTGGGAAAGCTTGAGGATGATCACAAAAAGGCCAAAATGTTTGCAG atggaTTGAGACAAATCAAAGAACTAACTGTTGATACATCCTCAGTGGAGACCAATATG GTGTTTTTTGATATTGTAGAGAGTTCGCTTATAACACCTGAAAGGCTCTGTCAAGTCCTGGAAGAGCATGGTGTACTTGCAATGCCAGCAAGCTCCACAAG TGTCAGGTTTGTAGTCCattaccaaatttcagagagtgACATCCACTATGCATTGGCATGTGTTCAG CAAGCTGTTCAAGAATTATCAACTGATGGTATTGCAAAATGA
- the LOC105033631 gene encoding low-specificity L-threonine aldolase 1 isoform X2 → MRFSGHWIVGLDFPFRTIDEDFLNTMVMRRVDLRSDTVTKPTEAMRAAMASADVEDDVLGSDPTAHRFESEMARVMGKEAALFVPSGTMGNLISVLVHCEVRGSEVILGDNSHIHVYENGGISTIGGVHPRTVKNKSDGTMDLDQIEAAIRHPEGALYYPTTRLICLENTHANCGGRCISSEYTDRVGQIAKKHGLKLHIDGARIFNASIALGVPVHRLVEVADSVSVCMSKGLGAPVGSVIVGSREFITKAKRLRKTLGGGMRQVGVLCAAAYVALRDNVGKLEDDHKKAKMFADGLRQIKELTVDTSSVETNMVFFDIVESSLITPERLCQVLEEHGVLAMPASSTSVRFVVHYQISESDIHYALACVQQAVQELSTDGIAK, encoded by the exons ATGCGGTTTTCTGGCCATTGGATTGTTGGACTGGACTTTCCTTTCCGGACCATTGATGAAGATTTTCTCAAT ACAATGGTGATGAGAAGAGTAGACCTCCGATCTGACACCGTCACGAAGCCCACGGAGGCGATGCGAGCTGCCATGGCGAGCGCCGATGTGGAGGACGACGTTTTGGGCTCCGACCCCACCGCCCACCGCTTCGAATCCGAGATGGCGAGGGTCATGGGGAAGGAAGCCGCTCTCTTCGTGCCCTCGGGCACCATGGGAAATCTCATATCGGTGCTTGTCCATTGCGAGGTCAGGGGCAGCGAGGTCATCCTTGGGGACAATTCCCACATACATGTTTACGAAAATGGAGGCATATCGACCATTGGAGGCGTGCACCCAAGGACCGTCAAGAACAAATCCGACGGCaccatggatctcgatcagatcgaagctgcTATTAGGCATCCCGAGGGAGCACTCTACTACCCGACTACTAGGTTAATTTGCTTGGAGAATACGCATGCTAA TTGTGGGGGAAGATGCATTTCATCAGAATATACAGACAGGGTAGGACAGATCGCTAAAAAGCATGGTTTAAAGCTTCATATTGATGGAGCACGCATCTTTAATGCTTCGATT GCACTGGGGGTTCCTGTTCATAGGCTGGTGGAAGTTGCTGACTCAGTTTCG GTATGCATGTCAAAAGGATTGGGTGCTCCAGTTGGATCTGTCATTGTAGGCTCAAGAGAGTTTATTACTAAG GCTAAAAGGCTTAGGAAAACCTTAGGTGGTGGGATGAGGCAGGTTGGAGTCCTTTGTGCAGCTGCTTATGTTGCTTTGCGAGATAATGTGGGAAAGCTTGAGGATGATCACAAAAAGGCCAAAATGTTTGCAG atggaTTGAGACAAATCAAAGAACTAACTGTTGATACATCCTCAGTGGAGACCAATATG GTGTTTTTTGATATTGTAGAGAGTTCGCTTATAACACCTGAAAGGCTCTGTCAAGTCCTGGAAGAGCATGGTGTACTTGCAATGCCAGCAAGCTCCACAAG TGTCAGGTTTGTAGTCCattaccaaatttcagagagtgACATCCACTATGCATTGGCATGTGTTCAG CAAGCTGTTCAAGAATTATCAACTGATGGTATTGCAAAATGA
- the LOC105033631 gene encoding low-specificity L-threonine aldolase 1 isoform X1: MRFSGHWIVGLDFPFRTIDEDFLNVSETMVMRRVDLRSDTVTKPTEAMRAAMASADVEDDVLGSDPTAHRFESEMARVMGKEAALFVPSGTMGNLISVLVHCEVRGSEVILGDNSHIHVYENGGISTIGGVHPRTVKNKSDGTMDLDQIEAAIRHPEGALYYPTTRLICLENTHANCGGRCISSEYTDRVGQIAKKHGLKLHIDGARIFNASIALGVPVHRLVEVADSVSVCMSKGLGAPVGSVIVGSREFITKAKRLRKTLGGGMRQVGVLCAAAYVALRDNVGKLEDDHKKAKMFADGLRQIKELTVDTSSVETNMVFFDIVESSLITPERLCQVLEEHGVLAMPASSTSVRFVVHYQISESDIHYALACVQQAVQELSTDGIAK; the protein is encoded by the exons ATGCGGTTTTCTGGCCATTGGATTGTTGGACTGGACTTTCCTTTCCGGACCATTGATGAAGATTTTCTCAATGTGAGTGAG ACAATGGTGATGAGAAGAGTAGACCTCCGATCTGACACCGTCACGAAGCCCACGGAGGCGATGCGAGCTGCCATGGCGAGCGCCGATGTGGAGGACGACGTTTTGGGCTCCGACCCCACCGCCCACCGCTTCGAATCCGAGATGGCGAGGGTCATGGGGAAGGAAGCCGCTCTCTTCGTGCCCTCGGGCACCATGGGAAATCTCATATCGGTGCTTGTCCATTGCGAGGTCAGGGGCAGCGAGGTCATCCTTGGGGACAATTCCCACATACATGTTTACGAAAATGGAGGCATATCGACCATTGGAGGCGTGCACCCAAGGACCGTCAAGAACAAATCCGACGGCaccatggatctcgatcagatcgaagctgcTATTAGGCATCCCGAGGGAGCACTCTACTACCCGACTACTAGGTTAATTTGCTTGGAGAATACGCATGCTAA TTGTGGGGGAAGATGCATTTCATCAGAATATACAGACAGGGTAGGACAGATCGCTAAAAAGCATGGTTTAAAGCTTCATATTGATGGAGCACGCATCTTTAATGCTTCGATT GCACTGGGGGTTCCTGTTCATAGGCTGGTGGAAGTTGCTGACTCAGTTTCG GTATGCATGTCAAAAGGATTGGGTGCTCCAGTTGGATCTGTCATTGTAGGCTCAAGAGAGTTTATTACTAAG GCTAAAAGGCTTAGGAAAACCTTAGGTGGTGGGATGAGGCAGGTTGGAGTCCTTTGTGCAGCTGCTTATGTTGCTTTGCGAGATAATGTGGGAAAGCTTGAGGATGATCACAAAAAGGCCAAAATGTTTGCAG atggaTTGAGACAAATCAAAGAACTAACTGTTGATACATCCTCAGTGGAGACCAATATG GTGTTTTTTGATATTGTAGAGAGTTCGCTTATAACACCTGAAAGGCTCTGTCAAGTCCTGGAAGAGCATGGTGTACTTGCAATGCCAGCAAGCTCCACAAG TGTCAGGTTTGTAGTCCattaccaaatttcagagagtgACATCCACTATGCATTGGCATGTGTTCAG CAAGCTGTTCAAGAATTATCAACTGATGGTATTGCAAAATGA
- the LOC105033630 gene encoding protein LIGHT-DEPENDENT SHORT HYPOCOTYLS 4 — protein MDLVPTPESPHSDHSGGANASPHASSSSGHTGATSSSPSPSPSPSPSPSPSRYESQKRRDWNTFGQYLKNHRPPLTLSRCSGAHVLEFLRYLDQFGKTKVHTQMCPFFGHPNPPAPCSCPLRQAWGSLDALIGRLRAAYEENGGRPESNPFGARAVRLYLREVRELQAKARGISYEKKKRKKPIQEQQQHQPPPPPSAS, from the coding sequence ATGGACTTGGTACCAACCCCGGAGAGCCCCCACTCCGACCACAGCGGCGGTGCCAACGCGAGCCCCCATGCCTCCTCCTCATCGGGCCACACCGGCGCTACCTCGTCGTCGCCATCGCCATCGCCATCGCCATCGCCATCGCCATCGCCGAGCCGGTACGAGTCCCAGAAGCGGCGAGACTGGAACACCTTCGGGCAGTACCTGAAGAACCACCGCCCGCCGCTGACCCTGTCACGGTGCAGCGGCGCCCACGTGCTGGAGTTCCTCCGCTATCTGGACCAGTTTGGGAAAACCAAAGTCCACACTCAGATGTGCCCCTTCTTCGGCCACCCCAACCCCCCGGCGCCTTGCTCCTGCCCGCTCCGCCAGGCCTGGGGCAGCCTCGATGCCCTTATCGGCCGCCTCCGCGCCGCCTacgaggagaacggcggccgccCAGAGTCCAACCCCTTCGGCGCCCGCGCCGTCCGCCTCTACCTCCGCGAGGTCCGCGAGCTCCAGGCCAAGGCCCGCGGCATCAGCTATGAGAAGAAGAAGCGCAAGAAGCCCATCCAGGAGCAGCAGCAGCACCAACCCCCGCCACCTCCGTCCGCTTCCTGA